A window of the Pseudodesulfovibrio sp. JC047 genome harbors these coding sequences:
- a CDS encoding glycosyltransferase family 9 protein has protein sequence MNLSADTTVKLIFRLGHLGDVALTTGVLTHWHETRGDSFIFLTRAGNGSLLKHHPAITEVVEFSNSQLTTRAWLTIAGELATYFKGLPLIDLHGTLRSRILSARWKGAVHRFPKFGMARRLYARTHAERFRAQLEATTIPQRYSMALDETPPAAHDLVPQIYLTDEEKNDATHQLASRKISGPVVALHPYATHPAKQWPETHWLKLIESLEAAHIQWFVVGRNQTALMGTHARDFTNQTDLRETCALLSKAAILVTGDSGPMHLACGVGTPVLALFGPTARAWGFYPAGRNDRVIEQPLDCRPCSLHGAKPCPSGFECMTGITPQSVLQNIHAMLDEFRTA, from the coding sequence ATGAATCTGTCTGCCGATACCACAGTAAAACTGATTTTCCGTCTCGGGCACCTGGGTGACGTTGCGCTGACCACCGGCGTCCTGACGCACTGGCACGAAACGCGGGGTGACTCCTTCATCTTCCTGACCCGTGCGGGGAACGGCTCGCTTCTGAAGCACCACCCAGCCATCACCGAAGTTGTGGAATTTTCCAATTCCCAGCTCACCACCCGTGCATGGTTGACCATTGCGGGCGAACTGGCAACGTATTTCAAAGGCCTTCCGCTCATCGACCTGCACGGTACCCTGCGTTCCCGCATCCTTTCCGCACGGTGGAAAGGGGCAGTTCACCGCTTCCCAAAATTCGGCATGGCTCGACGATTGTACGCAAGAACTCATGCAGAACGGTTCCGGGCACAACTCGAAGCAACCACGATCCCCCAACGGTACAGCATGGCACTCGATGAGACACCACCGGCCGCGCATGATCTTGTACCACAAATATACCTGACAGACGAAGAAAAAAACGATGCAACTCACCAGCTCGCGTCGCGAAAAATCTCCGGCCCGGTGGTCGCCCTGCATCCATATGCCACCCATCCAGCCAAACAATGGCCCGAAACGCATTGGCTCAAACTCATTGAATCGCTGGAGGCAGCGCATATTCAATGGTTTGTGGTCGGTCGTAATCAAACCGCATTGATGGGAACACACGCTCGGGATTTCACCAATCAAACAGACCTGCGCGAGACCTGCGCCCTGTTGTCCAAGGCGGCCATTCTCGTGACAGGCGACTCTGGTCCCATGCATCTGGCCTGCGGCGTAGGCACTCCAGTCCTCGCGCTCTTCGGTCCCACGGCTCGGGCCTGGGGATTTTATCCGGCAGGACGCAATGACCGGGTCATCGAACAACCGCTCGACTGCCGTCCGTGTTCACTCCACGGCGCAAAGCCATGTCCATCAGGGTTTGAATGCATGACCGGAATCACACCCCAGAGTGTACTTCAAAACATTCACGCCATGCTCGACGAGTTTCGAACAGCATAA
- the nadD gene encoding nicotinate (nicotinamide) nucleotide adenylyltransferase has translation MKIGILGGSFNPVHTGHVRMAVEVREQLGLDRVELVPAKEPPHKDGADILPFSLRLEMVNQAIRDIPGLTANPLEGQRPGPSFTSDTLECYRREHPETEFFFILGASTFLELPLWHRGLDIPHMTSMVVVTRWEAADAVKGFIVTHWPDAVQEAPGSWVFPGENRVRLIDTPRLDIKGGQIRRRWRDRRNLTLLVPSGVDTVLEDHADEVERFWGARLSKNFKQKVRP, from the coding sequence GTGAAAATAGGTATCTTGGGCGGCAGCTTCAATCCGGTGCATACCGGCCATGTTCGCATGGCTGTCGAAGTGCGTGAACAGCTTGGATTGGATCGTGTGGAATTGGTCCCTGCCAAGGAACCACCACACAAGGATGGGGCCGATATCCTGCCGTTTTCCTTACGCCTTGAAATGGTCAATCAGGCCATTCGGGATATCCCGGGGCTGACGGCCAATCCGCTTGAAGGGCAACGCCCGGGACCGTCGTTTACCAGCGATACTTTGGAATGTTACCGACGAGAACACCCGGAAACCGAATTTTTCTTTATTCTCGGCGCATCGACATTTTTGGAATTGCCGTTGTGGCATCGGGGGTTGGACATCCCGCACATGACATCCATGGTGGTCGTGACCCGGTGGGAAGCCGCTGATGCCGTCAAGGGATTCATCGTGACACATTGGCCTGATGCCGTGCAGGAAGCTCCGGGATCGTGGGTGTTTCCGGGAGAAAATAGGGTGCGACTCATCGACACCCCTCGGCTGGATATCAAGGGTGGTCAGATTCGTCGTCGGTGGCGAGATCGGCGCAACCTGACTTTGTTGGTGCCGTCGGGTGTGGACACGGTACTTGAAGATCATGCGGATGAAGTTGAACGGTTTTGGGGTGCGCGTCTGTCGAAAAATTTCAAGCAAAAAGTCCGACCCTGA
- a CDS encoding glutamate-5-semialdehyde dehydrogenase produces the protein MDIREHMVDMGKRAKQAARGLAKASGKAKQDALLILADLLQSEAEAIAIANKKDLDEAARRGLDKARVQRLTISEKVLNSMIQGCREVAAMADPVGEIESMTKRPNGMLVGRMRVPLGVVAMIYESRPNATVDAGILCLKAGNAVILRGGSEAFHSNKFLADLMHTALEKAGLPRDAVQVPPTTDREAVAEMLKLDEYIDVVIPRGGEGLIRAVTSQATMPVLKHYKGVCHLFADASCDISKAVPIIENAKMQYPSGCNALECLLVHKDVADVLLPKVAQTIGPKGVKFKACERALPLLGTFAEPATDTDWGFEFLDLILAVKVVEDMDEAMDYIAQYGSNHTESILSENYEQCLRFIREVDASLVVANASTRFNDGGQLGLGAEIGISTSKLHAYGPMGIKELTSAKFILMGEGQIRE, from the coding sequence ATGGACATTCGTGAACACATGGTGGACATGGGCAAACGGGCCAAACAGGCTGCCCGTGGATTGGCCAAGGCCTCTGGCAAGGCCAAGCAGGATGCGCTGTTGATTTTGGCCGATTTGTTGCAGTCCGAGGCCGAAGCCATTGCGATTGCCAACAAGAAAGATTTGGATGAAGCCGCTCGTCGCGGGTTGGACAAGGCGCGTGTGCAACGGCTGACCATCAGTGAAAAAGTGCTCAATTCCATGATTCAGGGATGCCGTGAAGTGGCTGCCATGGCCGATCCAGTCGGTGAAATTGAATCCATGACCAAACGCCCCAATGGAATGTTGGTCGGGCGGATGCGTGTCCCTCTCGGTGTCGTGGCCATGATTTATGAATCCCGTCCCAATGCCACTGTGGACGCAGGAATTTTGTGTCTCAAGGCGGGGAATGCCGTTATCTTGCGCGGTGGGTCCGAGGCGTTTCATTCCAACAAATTTCTGGCAGACCTCATGCACACCGCCTTGGAAAAGGCCGGATTGCCTCGGGATGCCGTGCAGGTGCCGCCCACCACAGACCGTGAGGCTGTCGCCGAAATGCTCAAACTCGATGAGTATATCGATGTGGTAATTCCGCGCGGTGGCGAAGGACTGATTCGTGCCGTGACCAGTCAGGCCACCATGCCGGTTCTCAAGCATTACAAAGGGGTGTGTCATCTCTTTGCGGATGCCTCCTGTGATATCTCCAAGGCTGTTCCCATTATTGAAAATGCCAAAATGCAGTATCCGAGTGGGTGCAACGCATTGGAATGTCTGCTGGTTCACAAGGATGTCGCTGATGTCCTTCTGCCGAAGGTGGCTCAAACCATCGGTCCCAAGGGTGTGAAGTTCAAGGCGTGCGAACGTGCTTTGCCACTTTTGGGAACCTTTGCAGAACCCGCGACTGATACGGACTGGGGATTCGAATTTCTGGATTTGATCCTTGCCGTGAAAGTGGTCGAAGATATGGATGAGGCCATGGATTACATCGCTCAATACGGATCGAATCATACCGAATCCATCTTGTCTGAGAATTATGAACAGTGTCTGCGATTCATTCGTGAAGTGGACGCTTCACTTGTGGTCGCCAATGCGTCTACCCGTTTCAATGATGGTGGTCAGCTTGGTCTGGGTGCGGAGATCGGGATTTCCACATCCAAACTTCATGCCTACGGTCCCATGGGGATCAAGGAGTTGACCAGCGCGAAATTCATTCTCATGGGTGAAGGCCAGATTCGCGAATAG
- a CDS encoding transcriptional regulator, with amino-acid sequence MADPKTTSQDVLNDIESHTPEAMHPILEAAFKHQKQLILAVCVIIALAALYAGYNAYAAKSEASAQAELGAILVKTQGKDRIPQLEALLDTVPASVKPAVAMEIAQASMTHGEYAKAVTYWDMLINETESDMQFAARIGKVKALMLTGKNADALTDMKALADTASEAYAVPVYRQLALTAESAGDTTEALAAYKKLAEKNVADKQFIDYKISQLESE; translated from the coding sequence ATGGCTGACCCCAAGACCACATCACAAGACGTGCTGAACGACATTGAGTCCCACACACCGGAAGCAATGCATCCGATCCTCGAAGCTGCCTTCAAACACCAAAAGCAGCTCATTCTCGCAGTCTGCGTCATCATTGCCCTGGCCGCACTCTATGCAGGATACAATGCCTACGCCGCCAAATCAGAGGCATCGGCCCAGGCCGAACTCGGCGCCATTCTGGTCAAGACACAGGGCAAAGATCGTATTCCGCAACTGGAAGCCCTGCTCGACACCGTGCCCGCTTCGGTCAAACCCGCAGTGGCCATGGAAATCGCCCAGGCCAGCATGACCCATGGTGAATATGCCAAGGCCGTTACCTACTGGGACATGCTCATCAACGAGACCGAAAGCGACATGCAGTTCGCGGCCCGTATCGGCAAGGTCAAGGCTCTCATGCTGACCGGCAAGAATGCTGATGCACTGACCGACATGAAGGCACTGGCCGACACCGCCTCGGAAGCCTATGCCGTTCCCGTCTATCGTCAGCTCGCTCTGACCGCTGAATCCGCTGGTGACACCACCGAAGCCTTGGCCGCCTACAAGAAACTTGCAGAAAAGAACGTCGCGGACAAACAGTTCATCGACTACAAGATATCACAGCTTGAATCCGAGTAA
- the iorA gene encoding indolepyruvate ferredoxin oxidoreductase subunit alpha, whose protein sequence is MANPLLGDTPGETHLLLGNEAIVRGAVEAGIQVVSCYPGTPSSEVPDTFYRISPEGEFYFEYSVNEKVALEVAGGATLAGAMTLCTMKHVGVNVAADPLMTLCYTGAPGGMVLLSADDPGCHSSQNEQDNRIYARIAGMPILEPATAQEAKDMTKDGLLLSKKHGAPLMLRTTTRVNHLRGPVEFDSAPKPGKAEGFKRNPSKFVPIPAFSRPMHLALLDRIEALRAEAETSKYNSVSGSGELGIICSGISRAYVADALDNAGLTDSVRILHLGFPHPLPEKLCLDFLKSVDTVLVVEELEPVVEDEIRVLAQKNELSITIHGKDLFPRFGEFSVTLVENIIRRVLGKDPIESCDCDLPELPGRPPNLCAGCPHRGTYFAAKKVFGDDAVYSSDIGCYTLGILPPLQAADFLVCMGSSISAGGGVAQASGQTVVAFIGDSTFFHSGLSGVANAVFNQHDILLVVLDNRTTAMTGHQPNPGVDRTILGENDHPLDIESAVRGLGVTEVRTVNPFNQKKTVAAFEELKQLSGVRVLIAKEPCPLFTRRVHKKVAPQVAYVAESCVGRFDCLDKLACPAMYKDGDKAAVNPILCNGCMLCLQVCGHIKAKKRGS, encoded by the coding sequence ATGGCGAATCCGCTCTTGGGTGACACCCCTGGTGAAACCCACCTGCTGCTTGGTAACGAAGCCATCGTCCGGGGTGCCGTTGAAGCCGGCATCCAGGTGGTTTCCTGCTACCCGGGTACTCCGTCTTCAGAAGTGCCCGACACCTTTTATCGTATTTCCCCGGAAGGCGAATTCTACTTCGAATACTCCGTCAACGAAAAAGTGGCTCTCGAAGTGGCTGGCGGCGCAACGCTGGCCGGAGCCATGACATTGTGTACCATGAAACACGTCGGTGTGAACGTCGCTGCCGACCCGCTCATGACACTGTGTTATACCGGCGCACCCGGCGGCATGGTTCTGTTGTCTGCCGACGACCCCGGCTGCCACTCCAGCCAGAACGAACAGGACAACCGTATCTATGCCCGAATCGCGGGAATGCCGATCCTTGAACCAGCCACGGCTCAGGAAGCCAAGGACATGACCAAAGACGGCCTGCTCCTGTCCAAAAAGCACGGCGCACCGCTTATGCTTCGGACCACGACCCGGGTGAATCACCTGCGTGGACCGGTCGAATTCGACTCGGCTCCCAAACCGGGCAAGGCCGAAGGCTTCAAGCGCAATCCTTCAAAATTTGTTCCCATTCCGGCATTCTCCCGCCCCATGCATCTGGCCCTGCTCGATCGCATCGAGGCCCTGCGTGCCGAAGCGGAAACATCCAAATACAACTCCGTGTCCGGTTCCGGTGAACTGGGCATTATCTGTTCGGGCATCTCCCGCGCCTACGTGGCGGACGCCTTGGACAATGCCGGGTTGACCGATTCCGTGCGCATCCTGCATCTCGGATTTCCCCACCCGTTGCCCGAAAAGCTCTGTCTGGACTTTCTCAAATCCGTCGACACAGTCCTGGTGGTCGAAGAACTGGAACCGGTTGTCGAAGACGAAATCCGCGTTCTGGCCCAGAAAAACGAACTGTCCATCACCATTCACGGCAAGGATCTCTTTCCCCGATTCGGCGAATTTTCCGTCACGCTGGTGGAAAACATCATCCGCCGGGTACTGGGCAAGGACCCCATTGAAAGCTGTGACTGTGACCTGCCAGAACTGCCGGGTCGGCCACCGAACCTCTGCGCCGGCTGTCCGCATCGCGGCACATATTTCGCGGCAAAAAAAGTCTTTGGGGACGACGCGGTCTATTCTTCGGACATTGGCTGTTACACCCTCGGGATTCTGCCCCCGCTTCAGGCGGCTGACTTCCTCGTGTGCATGGGCTCATCCATTTCCGCTGGCGGCGGCGTTGCCCAGGCTTCCGGCCAGACCGTGGTCGCCTTCATCGGCGATTCCACCTTCTTCCATTCCGGCTTGAGCGGCGTGGCCAATGCGGTTTTCAACCAGCACGACATTCTGCTGGTCGTCCTCGACAACCGGACAACCGCCATGACCGGACACCAACCCAATCCCGGCGTTGACCGCACGATCCTCGGAGAAAACGACCACCCGCTGGACATCGAATCCGCTGTCCGTGGTCTGGGCGTCACCGAAGTGCGTACAGTCAATCCGTTCAATCAGAAAAAGACTGTTGCGGCCTTCGAGGAACTCAAGCAACTGTCCGGTGTTCGTGTCCTGATCGCCAAGGAACCCTGCCCACTCTTCACGCGTCGGGTCCACAAGAAAGTCGCTCCGCAGGTCGCCTATGTCGCTGAATCCTGTGTCGGACGATTCGACTGTCTGGACAAACTTGCCTGTCCCGCCATGTACAAGGACGGCGACAAGGCCGCAGTGAACCCGATCCTCTGCAACGGCTGTATGCTCTGCTTGCAGGTCTGTGGACACATCAAAGCTAAGAAGAGAGGCAGTTAA
- a CDS encoding indolepyruvate oxidoreductase subunit beta, with product MNSTPQIRIFMTGVGGQGTLTATTLLAQTVLSQGLPVTSGEIHGMAQRGGVVESTVLIGCKSPKIGHGEADILLGFEPMETMRALPYLKKGGLVVSSTEFMPPLAVAMGRQECPTIDDIKHAVAACTDHAYYMANQTIGLEAGAVQSGNIAMLGALCAAGKLPFGPKALEAAIKANLPAKIQAVNLKALELGVQTLDA from the coding sequence ATGAACTCCACCCCTCAAATTCGTATATTCATGACTGGCGTTGGCGGACAGGGCACCCTGACCGCCACCACCCTGCTTGCCCAAACCGTGCTCAGCCAGGGACTGCCGGTCACGTCCGGCGAAATTCACGGTATGGCCCAGCGCGGCGGCGTGGTCGAATCCACCGTGCTCATCGGGTGCAAATCCCCGAAAATCGGCCATGGTGAAGCAGACATTCTGCTCGGATTCGAACCCATGGAAACCATGCGCGCCCTGCCGTATCTCAAAAAAGGCGGCCTGGTCGTTTCCTCCACCGAATTCATGCCACCGCTGGCCGTTGCCATGGGCAGACAGGAATGTCCGACCATTGACGACATCAAACACGCTGTCGCCGCCTGCACCGACCATGCATATTACATGGCGAATCAGACCATTGGCCTTGAAGCCGGTGCCGTGCAGTCCGGCAACATTGCCATGCTCGGCGCGTTGTGCGCCGCTGGTAAACTGCCTTTCGGCCCCAAAGCCCTGGAAGCCGCCATCAAGGCGAACCTTCCGGCAAAAATACAGGCCGTCAACCTCAAAGCACTGGAGCTTGGCGTTCAAACCCTTGACGCCTAG